A single region of the Paraburkholderia megapolitana genome encodes:
- the metF gene encoding methylenetetrahydrofolate reductase [NAD(P)H] translates to MNPLELSFEFFPPKTQEGVDKLRLTCVQLAALKPKFVSVTFGAGGSTQQGTLDTVVNIAKEGLEAAPHLSCIGSSRENLRAILNEYRSHGIRHIVALRGDLPSGMGEVGELRYASELVSFIRSEFGDWFFIEVAGYPEYHPQSRSPRHDLENFARKVKAGANSAITQYFYNPDAYFRFVDDARKLGVDVPIVPGIMPITNFSQLMRFSEMCGAEVPRWVARQLESFGDDRDAIKAFGLDVVTNLCRRLIDGGAPGLHFYTLNGAAATKSICERLGT, encoded by the coding sequence ATGAATCCGCTAGAACTGTCATTTGAATTCTTCCCGCCGAAGACGCAGGAAGGCGTCGACAAGCTGCGTCTGACGTGTGTGCAGCTCGCGGCGCTCAAGCCGAAGTTCGTGTCCGTCACGTTCGGCGCCGGCGGCTCGACGCAACAAGGCACGCTCGATACCGTCGTCAATATCGCGAAGGAAGGTCTCGAGGCGGCGCCGCATCTGTCGTGCATCGGCTCGTCGCGCGAGAACCTGCGCGCGATTCTCAACGAGTATCGCTCGCACGGCATTCGCCACATCGTCGCGCTGCGCGGCGACCTGCCATCAGGTATGGGTGAAGTCGGCGAACTGCGCTATGCGTCGGAACTGGTGAGCTTCATCCGCTCCGAGTTCGGCGACTGGTTCTTCATCGAAGTGGCCGGTTATCCCGAGTACCACCCGCAGTCGCGTTCGCCGCGTCACGATCTGGAAAATTTCGCGCGCAAGGTCAAGGCCGGCGCGAACTCGGCGATCACGCAGTATTTCTATAACCCGGATGCTTATTTCCGTTTCGTCGACGATGCGCGCAAGCTCGGTGTCGACGTGCCGATCGTGCCGGGCATCATGCCGATCACGAATTTTTCGCAGCTGATGCGCTTCTCCGAGATGTGCGGTGCAGAAGTGCCGCGCTGGGTTGCGCGACAGCTCGAGAGCTTCGGCGACGATCGCGATGCGATCAAGGCGTTTGGGCTCGATGTGGTGACGAACCTGTGTCGGCGGTTGATCGACGGAGGCGCACCGGGGCTGCATTTCTATACGCTGAACGGCGCGGCCGCGACAAAATCGATCTGCGAACGGCTGGGTACCTGA
- a CDS encoding phage holin family protein — protein sequence MTVLLTWLINALALLIITYLVPSIHIKSFGTALIVAVVLGLINTVLRPILILLTLPVTIVTLGLFILVVNALCFWLCASLLKGFEVSGFWSAFFGSILYSIVSWLLSALIFGNRSLI from the coding sequence ATGACCGTACTGCTGACCTGGCTCATCAACGCACTCGCGCTGCTGATCATTACGTACCTCGTGCCGTCGATTCACATCAAGAGTTTCGGCACCGCGCTGATCGTCGCGGTGGTGCTCGGGCTGATCAACACGGTACTGCGGCCGATCCTGATCCTGCTGACGCTGCCGGTCACCATCGTCACGCTCGGTCTCTTCATCCTCGTCGTCAATGCGCTGTGCTTCTGGCTGTGCGCGTCGCTGCTGAAGGGCTTCGAGGTGTCGGGTTTCTGGTCCGCGTTCTTCGGCTCGATCCTGTACAGCATCGTGTCGTGGCTGCTGTCCGCGCTGATCTTCGGCAATCGTTCGCTGATCTGA
- the ahcY gene encoding adenosylhomocysteinase, protein MNAAVYDSASTQDFAVADLSLADWGRKELNIAETEMPGLVQTREEYKTQQPLKGARVAGSLHMTIQTGVLIETLKALGADVRWASCNIFSTQDHAAAAIAKSGTPVFAYKGESLDEYWEFSHRIFEWPNGEFANMILDDGGDATLLLILGSKAEKDRSVIAKPTNEEEVALYKSIASHLEADPTWYSTRLAHIKGVTEETTTGVHRLYQMEKEGRLPFPAINVNDSVTKSKFDNLYGCRESLVDGIKRATDVMIAGKIAVIAGYGDVGKGCAQSLRGLGATVWVTEIDPICALQAAMEGYRVVTMEYAADKADIFVTATGNFHVIGHDHLKAMRNNAIVCNIGHFDSEIDIASTRQYTWDNIKPQVDHIIFPDGKRVILLAEGRLVNLGCATGHPSFVMSNSFTNQTLAQIELFTEGNKYENKVYVLPKQLDEKVARLHLARIGANLTVLSDTQAGYIGVDKNGPFKPNHYRY, encoded by the coding sequence ATGAACGCCGCAGTCTACGATTCCGCAAGTACTCAAGATTTCGCCGTTGCAGACCTGTCGCTAGCCGACTGGGGCCGCAAGGAACTCAACATCGCCGAAACGGAAATGCCGGGCCTCGTGCAGACCCGCGAAGAGTACAAGACCCAGCAGCCGCTGAAGGGCGCACGTGTAGCCGGCTCGCTGCACATGACGATCCAGACCGGTGTGCTGATCGAGACGCTGAAAGCGCTCGGCGCCGATGTCCGCTGGGCGTCGTGCAACATCTTCTCGACCCAGGACCACGCCGCTGCCGCCATCGCGAAGAGCGGCACACCGGTGTTCGCGTACAAGGGCGAATCGCTCGACGAATACTGGGAGTTCTCGCACCGCATCTTCGAATGGCCGAACGGCGAATTCGCCAACATGATCCTCGACGACGGCGGCGACGCCACGTTGCTGCTCATCCTGGGTTCGAAGGCCGAGAAGGACCGCTCGGTGATCGCCAAGCCGACCAACGAAGAAGAAGTCGCGCTGTACAAGTCGATCGCGAGCCACCTCGAAGCCGATCCGACGTGGTACTCGACGCGTCTCGCGCACATCAAGGGCGTTACCGAAGAAACGACGACCGGCGTGCATCGTCTGTATCAGATGGAAAAGGAAGGGCGTCTGCCGTTCCCGGCCATCAACGTCAACGATTCGGTCACGAAGTCGAAGTTCGACAACCTGTACGGCTGCCGCGAGTCGCTCGTCGACGGTATCAAGCGCGCGACCGACGTGATGATCGCGGGCAAGATCGCGGTCATCGCCGGTTACGGCGATGTGGGTAAGGGCTGTGCACAGTCGCTGCGTGGCCTCGGCGCGACGGTGTGGGTGACGGAAATCGATCCGATCTGCGCATTGCAGGCGGCGATGGAAGGCTACCGCGTGGTCACGATGGAATATGCAGCCGACAAGGCCGACATCTTCGTCACGGCAACCGGTAACTTCCACGTGATCGGCCATGACCATCTGAAGGCGATGCGCAACAACGCCATCGTCTGCAACATCGGTCACTTCGATTCGGAAATCGACATCGCGTCGACGCGCCAGTACACGTGGGACAACATCAAGCCGCAAGTCGACCACATCATCTTCCCGGACGGCAAGCGCGTGATCCTGCTCGCTGAAGGTCGCCTCGTGAACCTTGGTTGCGCAACGGGCCATCCGTCGTTCGTGATGTCGAATTCGTTCACGAACCAGACGCTCGCGCAGATCGAACTGTTCACCGAAGGCAACAAGTACGAGAACAAGGTGTACGTACTGCCGAAGCAGCTCGACGAGAAGGTGGCGCGTCTGCATCTGGCGCGCATCGGTGCGAACCTCACCGTGCTGTCCGACACGCAGGCTGGCTATATCGGTGTCGACAAGAACGGTCCGTTCAAGCCGAATCACTATCGTTACTAA
- a CDS encoding LrgB family protein encodes MSALYTSLFADGASRLIAAGCLVLTVALYFASKALYARYRSPWLTPLVAVPAVLAAIVLIAHIPYPVYFRDTRCLMWLLGPTTVAFAVPIYEYRELLKRHWISLAVGVTVGIVVAVGGSLLLARLLHLSPDLQRSLMTRSISTPFALAVSDKIHAPRELTALFVIATGIVGMLFGELVLALVPLRTRLARGALFGAAAHGVGTAKARELGGEEGVVASLTMMIAGVVMVLIAPLLGFLPV; translated from the coding sequence ATGAGCGCGCTCTATACCTCCCTGTTCGCCGACGGCGCTTCGCGCCTGATCGCGGCCGGCTGTTTGGTGTTGACGGTCGCGCTCTACTTCGCCTCGAAGGCGCTGTACGCGCGCTACCGCTCGCCCTGGCTGACGCCGCTCGTCGCCGTGCCGGCCGTGCTGGCCGCCATTGTTCTGATCGCGCACATCCCGTATCCGGTGTACTTCCGCGACACGCGCTGTCTGATGTGGCTGCTCGGGCCCACGACCGTCGCGTTCGCCGTGCCGATCTATGAATACCGCGAGCTGCTGAAGCGCCACTGGATCTCGCTCGCCGTCGGCGTGACGGTCGGTATCGTGGTGGCGGTCGGCGGGTCGCTGTTGCTGGCGAGACTGCTGCATCTGTCGCCGGACCTGCAACGCAGCCTGATGACACGCTCGATCTCAACGCCGTTCGCGCTCGCCGTATCCGACAAGATCCACGCGCCGCGCGAACTGACCGCGCTGTTCGTGATCGCGACGGGTATCGTCGGAATGCTGTTCGGCGAACTCGTGCTGGCGCTCGTGCCGCTGCGTACGCGACTCGCGCGCGGCGCGTTGTTCGGAGCGGCCGCGCATGGCGTTGGCACCGCGAAGGCGCGCGAGCTGGGCGGCGAGGAGGGTGTCGTCGCGAGCCTGACGATGATGATCGCCGGCGTCGTGATGGTGCTGATCGCACCGCTGCTCGGCTTCCTGCCTGTCTAG